A genomic segment from Takifugu rubripes chromosome 20, fTakRub1.2, whole genome shotgun sequence encodes:
- the her6 gene encoding hairy-related 6, with protein MPADMMEKTSSSPVAATPASMNTTPDKPKTASEHRKSSKPIMEKRRRARINESLGQLKTLILDALKKDSSRHSKLEKADILEMTVKHLRNLQRAQMTAALNTDPSVLGKYRAGFSECMNEVTRFLSTCEGVNTEVRTRLLGHLANCMTQINAMNYPTQHQHQHQIPTAAGPTHPSFAQSMVQIPSSSPQVLPMNAVSCKGAPSPANLPSDATKVYGGFQIVPATDGQFAFLIPNAAFAPNGPVIPVYANNVGTSVPVPAAVSPGAPSGNTDSVWRPW; from the exons ATGCCTGCCGACATGATGGAAAAAACGTCCTCCTCTCCGGTTGCTGCAACCCCGGCGAGCATGAACACAACCCCCGATAAACCCAAGACAGCCTCCGAGCACAGAAAG TCATCAAAGCCAATTatggaaaagaggagaagagcCCGAATCAACGAGAGTTTGGGCCAGCTGAAAACCCTCATCCTGGATGCCCTCAAAAAGGAT AGCTCCAGACACTCTAAGCTGGAGAAGGCAGACATCCTGGAGATGACTGTGAAGCATCTTCGGAACCTTCAGAGGGCTCAAATGACCG CTGCCTTAAATACCGACCCTTCTGTCCTGGGAAAATATCGCGCCGGTTTCAGCGAGTGCATGAATGAAGTCACCAGGTTCCTGTCCACATGCGAAGGTGTAAACACCGAGGTCAGGACGCGGCTTCTCGGACATTTGGCCAACTGCATGACCCAGATCAACGCCATGAATTATCCCACtcagcatcagcaccagcaccagaTCCCAACAGCCGCCGGACCCACGCACCCCTCCTTCGCCCAGTCTATGGTGCAGATTCCCAGCTCGTCCCCGCAGGTCCTTCCCATGAACGCAGTGTCCTGTAAAGGAGCCCCGTCGCCCGCCAATTTACCCTCAGATGCCACCAAAGTGTACGGCGGTTTCCAGATTGTGCCTGCCACAGACGGACAATTTGCTTTCCTTATACCCAATGCGGCGTTTGCGCCAAACGGTCCCGTTATTCCGGTGTACGCCAATAACGTCGGCACGTCGGTTCCTGTGCCGGCTGCGGTTTCCCCTGGAGCCCCGTCGGGCAACACAGATTCAGTTTGGCGACCCTGGTGA